A region of the Candidatus Kryptonium sp. genome:
AGGTGCGTATGTGCTACTGTCGGGATAATCTGGATTTGGATATCTTATGAAATCAAAATGAATTCCGTCTATATCGTAATTTCGGACCAATTCCATAAGGACATTCAGCAGGTAATTTCTTACCTCTGGTTTTCCCATATCCATCCACCATTCGTTGTTCGGTCTGTAATACTTTGCATAATCAGGATGACGCAAAACCACATGAGGTGGATTTGTCGTTGGGGGAAGAGTTGAATCATCTTTAACTTTCACAACATTCCACCATGCGTGAAATTCCATTCCTCTTTTGTGAGTTTCCTCAATCGCAAATTTTAATGGATCATATCCTGGGTTACGACCAAGTGTTCCTGTTAGAGATGTTGCCCATGGTTCATATTGGCTTGGATAAATTAAATCACCACGAGCGCGGACTTGCATTACAACTATATTGAAATTTGCAGATTTTAAATTATCAAGGATCTGAATCAATTCATTTTTTTGCTGTTGAATTCCACTTGAACTTGTTGCTTTCGCAGTTGGCCAGTCAAGACCGTAAACTGTCGTAAGCCACACTGCGCGAGCTTCTCGCTTCGGATAAACTTGAGCAAAAAGGTTCGCACTTGCAAAGATGGAAAGTAAAATGATAAGTACTTTTCTCATATCGCAAATTTTTTAATTTTTGGATCAAATAAAAAATCAACTGCTTTTTCTATCTCGTCAAAAGAGACATCTTCGCAAAATCGCATCTTTCCAATCTTAACTGGCAAATACATCTTCAATCTCTGTCCAGAGAAAATCTTCTTGTCATATCCAATATGTTTCAAAATCACATCTTTTGCAAGAAGTTTTCGGGGAAAAACTACGCCCGTGTTGAAAACCACCTCGCTTATCCTTGTGAAATCACTTTCGTTTAATATACCTCTTTTCAACGCGATGAAGCTTTCGGCTATCATCCCAAGCATGACCGCTTCGCCATGCTTTAACCTTTTGTAATTCAACCCCGCCTCTATTCCGTGCCCAACCGTATGACCAAAATTTAAAATCATCCTCAATTTCCTCTCCTTCTCATCTTTTTGAACGATGGAAGATTTAACAACGATTGACTTAAAGACGATATCTTCAACGATTTTAAGATCAAGGTTTAAAATTTTCTCAAAACTTGTCTCAACGATCTCAAAAATTTTCGCATCAGCTATCACTCCATATTTCACGATCTCCCCAAAACCACAAATAAACTCACGCTTTGGCAAAGTTTTTAAAAAATTCACATCAGAAAAAACGAAGATCGGATGATAAAACGCGCCTATGAGGTTTTTTCCAAGTTTATGATTTATTCCAACTTTCCCCCCGATTGAGCTATCTACCATTGCAAGAAGTGTGGTCGGAAACTGAATCAAATTAACACCACGAAGATAAATCGCTGACGCAAATCCAGCTAAATCACCGACGACTCCGCCACCGAAAGCAACTATCGTTTCATCCCGACGCAACTTCATTTGAATTAACTGTGTTAAAACCTGAGAAAGGACACTGAAACTTTTGCTCCTTTCACCTGCCCTTACAACAACAACATCAGGACTAAATCCATTCTTTTTCAATATGCTTACGAGTTCGTCAATGTATAACTTCGCAACGATTTCATCCGTTATAATAGCAATGTGCGATTTTACCCCGTGTCTTCTGCAAATTTCCGGGAATTTACCTAAAATCTCCCTTCCGACATAAACAGGATATTTTGTGTTTTTCAAGTTTAAAACAACTTTACGCAATTTTCCCCTCAATCTTTTTTAAAATTTCCTCAACCGTTCTATCAACATCTTTGTCATCAGTTGATATGATGAAGTCAGCTTGCAAGTAGAAAGGTTCCCTTATTTTGAGAAGTGATAAAATCCTTTCAAAAAGTTTGTTTTCAGGCAAAACATCTCCATCTGGATCAAGCAAAAGTGGTCTATCGGTTTTATATTTTACCCTCTGAAGTAAAACTTCTGGTCTTGCTTTTAGATAGATTAAAATGCCCGACTCCTTGACAAGATATAGATTATCCGCAAAGGTTATCGTTCCACCGCCGAGCGCAACGACGAATTTTGAAAGCCTTAAAACCGTTTCAATTAAAATCTTTCGCTCAATGTTTCTGAAATAAATTTCTCCTTTCTCTTGAAATATATCAACTATGCTTTTGCCTTCAATGTTTTCAATTAGTTCATCAATATCAAGAAAATCATATCCGATTTTTTCCGCCAACAGCGGTCCGATCGTGCTTTTACCGCTTGCCATGAAACCGGTCAAAAAAACGAGCGACTTTTTCATAAAGCAGGTACTGATTTCTTTATTCTGTAAATTGATACGATCGCCCTTGAATCCCTGTAATCAATTTCTTTTTCCAAAACTATGTTGTACTTAAAATTTTGCTCGCTTAACATATTAAAAAATTCAGATGAAAAGATTCTGTTCGGATCCGAAAGATAACAAACCGAGTCATCACGCATTGCAATTTCCAAAAGCCGAATCAGATCCGGAAACAAGTTACGCTCATAGATTATATCTGCTCCGATTACAAAATCAAATTTTTCAGAGATGTTCGGATGACGCCAGTCAAGATAGATAAATCTTGCGTTTTCTTCGTTTCCAATGTTTCTTATGTAATTTCTCCTTGCATATTGTAAAGCTATCATCTCATAATCTGTTGCAGTGACTATGGCTTTTTTAAGACCGAGCGCAACGCTCGTAAGTCCAAGCCCACAGCCAAGATCAAGAACTTTTTTACCAGTAAATTCATCACTTTCAAGAATGAACTCGGCAAGAGCAATCGCCGAAGGCCAAACCTCAATCCAAAAAGGAATTTTGTCATTAGATGAATACCTCTCAATGACATCATCAATCGTTTTAGCGTGATCTTTAGCGTCAACAGGTGATTCAATAAAAATTTTCCTATTTGAAATTTCAAATACCAACAAAGCAGATTGCTAGCAAGCTTTTTTGAAAACTTACGAGCGAAATTTATTTCTCAAGCAAAATTTCCCTTAAATACTTCACAGGTGGTGAACCATGTGAAAGCAGACTTTCGTTGAACTCTTTTATCTTGAAATTTTCGCCCTTCAATTTCATATATTCATCTCTCAAAGCCATTATCTCTTGAAATCCTGTGAAATAGCTTGAAAGTTGAGCGGATGTAAGACAGGCTCTTCTCCACTTTCCTTCAGCTTCAGCTCTTTCTTGAAATCCTTCCCTCATCATTAAATCAAGCGCCTCCTCTTGCGTCATATTCCCAGCGTGAATCTTATGATCAAGAATTGAGTTGATTATAACTCTTAAATACCACTTCAAGTGAATCAATTTCATCCTTGGATCGTTATTCAAAATCCCATTTTCAATCAATAATCTTTCTGCGTATACAGCCCAACCTTCAACCATCGTCCCACTCCAAAAGACACTTCTAACTATTGACGGACAACGATTTGAATAATAAAGTTGGACATAATGCCCCGGAATTGCTTCGTGAATGCTTAACTCAAGAAGTGAATAATAATTATACTCCCGAAGATATGATTCAACCTGTTCAGGCGTCCAATCCTCTGGAATTGGAGAAACATTATAAAATGTTTTCATATTTTTCTCAAGAGGGCCAGGCGCTTCAAGTGAAGCGATCGCAACACCACGCTGATATTCAGGAGTTTCACGGACGACAAGAGGTTTACTTTCGTCAAGCGTTAAAAGATCTTTCTCTTTTACGAATTGAGTTAAATAATTTAAATCCGATTTTATTCTATCCATTATCTCAGATGGTTTGGGATGTTCAAGCACGATCTTGTCAAGCACTGCTTTTATAACCGACAATTTATCCTTTCCTCTCGGTTCCTTTCCATAGTAATACTTATAAAGTGGCAATGCGATCTGATACATCTCGTCGTGTGTTTTGCTTTTCTCCTTCTCTGCAAGCGCAAGGATTTCATCTGGGCTTAAACTTGACTTTAAGTAATATCTCATTTTTTTGTAATAAAGCTCTTTGCCGAGACGAAAATCACGATTTGACTTCGGCTTCAATTCATTCTCAAGCCACTTCCCATAATCTTCAAGAGAAGCAACGCCAGCATCAACTGCTTTCCTTAACTCTGTCCTGAGCTCTTCACTTATATTCAAGGTGTCCGCAAACTTTATTAAATCGTTCTTCAAAATGTTTATGTTCCCTCTGTTTTGCCTTATTGCGGTTTCAATATGGATTTGTGGAGCATTTTTGAGATTTTTCTTTGCTTGTTCAACGAAATTTGGTATCTGCTTAACTCTTTCAATTGCGTTCTTCAATCTCTCCTGCGCAGGCGCAAAATCCTGCGTTATCAAATACATTAATCCATCACCGATCACGGAATTATAAATTAACGGATTCCATTCGTGTTCTTTCAATTCCTCAAGATTAAAAATCCGCTCGTCAATTTCTTCAATTAAAATCCGACAATCAATGCTGTTGTCTCGGGAAAGCTTTTTGAGATCAAATTCAGAAAACTTTTCCCTGTATGTTTTCAACCATTCAAGTTTTTCTTTGAGGTTTCTTTCGGAAAAGTCGTCAAGCAAATGATCATACTTATGATATCCAATCCATGTAGCCGAGACAGGATGATATTTGAAATACTCATCCATAAACTTGTTGACAAGTTCAGTGAACCTTTCATCTTCCGTTTTTCTTGCGCAACCGAGGAAAATTAAGATCATAGCGAAAGTTAGAATTGATTTTAACTTCATTTTACGGACTTGACTTTGTTTTAAATTTTTTAAAAAGTGTTAGAACGAATACGATGAAAACAGCAAAGCCTGAGATGTAGATGATTATATCGCCATACTTTGTGTAAAAGGTTTTTTCGTCGTTTATCTTAACAACATCTGCTATTTGCGTCCTTTCATTGAATCGCGTCTTGATTTGCACTCTACCGTATGGATCTATGAAGCCAGATATTCCGCCGTTTGCGCATCTTACGATACTTCTTCTGTTTTCAACCGCCCGCAAAATTGAATATTGAAAATGTTGATACGGTCCAGATGTATTTCCGTACCAGCTATCGTTCGTGATCACAACTAAAAATTGCGCGCCTCTTTTGACGAACTCACGGATAAGGGATGGATAGATTGACTCATAACAAACGCCACCGGAAAACTTTACGATTTCACCATTTCTTCTTTCCATCTCAAAAACAGTTGTATCTTTACCTTTTGCCCAGTTGCTTATCCCAACTCCCCACTGCAACGGTTCAATCAAAAAGTGAAATGTGTCCGCATAAGGCAATCGTTCTCCAAATGGGACAAGTATCATCTTTGCATATTTTTGAATCTTATCCGACTTCGGAAGAAACAATCCCATTGAATTGAAAGCATCATATCTTTGCCCCGTCTCTTTTATCAAATGACTGCTCGGTGGTGCCTGTGATGGATCATCGTAAAATTTTGCATCTGGAAAACCTGTTAAAATTGCAACATTTAAACTGTCAATTTGATTCTTAAACCAGTTGAAATAATAACGATACGGCGAAAGAAGAAAATAATATGTTATCGCGGTCTCTGGATAAACGACAAGTTCAACATCTGGATGCTCGTTAATTATTTTTTTCGTCATTCCCATATAAAGTTCAAGCTGTTCAGCAAGCGTCCCTTCCCACTTAAGCCAAGGATTTATGTCAGGTTGAATTAAACCAACCTTCATTTCTTTAAATGAGACATCGCTTGACTTTTTCAAGACATAAAGCCCGTAAATATCTGGAACGATGTAAATCAAAACACCAACGAAGAAATATCTTAAAGCTGTTTTTGAGAGAAAATCTCTCTGTTTCAAGATCTCCTTGATCCCAAGATAAAGCAAAACATTCACAACGAGAATTAGAAATGAAAGCCCATAAACACCTGTAAATTCAATGAATTGAATCTTTTCAAGATAATATGTCTGCGTGTTCCCAAGCGTAAGCCAAGGGAAAGCAAGCTCGGTCGTGGAACGAAAATACTCAAAAAGAGTATAAGCAAATGGAAAAACTATGAGATGAATTTTCCCACCGAAATTTTTCTTCACAAACATATAAAACCACATCGGCAAAAAGAAGAGAACTGGATGCACTAAAATTAAAAGCACACACCCAACCATCAAAAATGGATCTGCCTCCTTTGACCATCCACCAACCCAGTAAAGAGTGAAAAGATTAAAGAAGAAAAACGCAAGATAAGAATAACGAAAAAGCTGTTTGTAGCTTTCAACTTTGTCAACTAAAAACAAAAGTGGAACAAATCCAACGGTTGCAAAAAATCCTGTCGTCAACGGTGGGAATGAAAGAGATAGCAAAGCGCCCGATGCAAACGAAAGCAAAAATTTCTCGTTAAAAATTTTCTTTCTCAACATTTTTCCCGATTTTGTTTTTCACATAAAACCAAGAGTAAAAAACCACAAATCCCACAACTACACCAAGCACCATCCCAAATACGACATCCGCTGGATAATGGACACCGACATAAATCCTTGAAAACGAAATAACGAAAGCGAAAGAGAAAAGATAAATCGCTAATTTTTTATAAAATTTTGAAATAACCGTTGCAACGGCGAAGCTATTTGTTGCGTGACTTGATGGAAACGATAAACCGCTACCGCATCCAACAAGCAATCTCACATTTTCAAGCTCGTGGCAAGGTCTTATTCTGCCAACCATCGGCTTTATGACATGGCTACTTAATTGATCAGCGATCGCAACCGCAGGTATCAAAAGAAGAGCAAGAATTCTTCCCGTCCTCCCGCCGAAGATAATAAGCCCAAGCCAAATTAAACCTAAAAAGATTCTCAAGTTCATGTCCTTGGTGATAAAAGGCATCAAGACATCAAAAATTGGATTGGCAATTCCACGATTTAGAAAGTAAAAAAGCGCTTTGTCAATTTGTAAAAGTTCCTGAATCAAGACCTCTCCTTTTTACTTTTCAATATACTTCTCAAGATAAAAATTACGATCGCAAGAGTGATAATTGCCGTTACAACTTTGCTATACCCAGAAATTACATCCGCAATAATATGCCAGTTCTCACCGAGAATCTTCCCAGCAGTTACAAGGATTAAATACCAAAGCGATGCACTAATAAACGAAAGCAAGATTGACTTTTTTAGCTCGTATTCCCCAAGCCCGGCGAAGAACGCAACGAAAGCCCTCGTCCCAGCAAGGAACCTATTTATAACGATTAGAAAATATCCATATTTTGCAAATAACATCTCAACTTTTTTCACGCTCTCTGGTTTTATAAATTTGATCTTTCCCTTTTCAATTATCTCATCCCCAAATTTATCACCAATCAGATACATAGTTGCAAAGCCAAGCGTGCTACCTAAAACCGCCGAGATTAGCGTAAGAGAAAAATCTGTCTTGCCAAGCCCCACAAGAGACGCACAAAACACGACAACAACATCGCTCGGCGACGGAGGAAAAATGTTTTCAATATATGCAAAGAAAAAAATCACAAGATAGATCCAAATGTTGTCAATGCTTAAAATAAAGTCAAGTATTTGCTTCGTTTCCATCATTCGTTTTCTTTTGATTTTATCAAGACGACAGCAAAACAAGCGATCGCTTCGCCTTTGCCAGTTGCGTCAAATTTTTCGTTTCTTTTCGGCTTAACCGAAATTTTGTCGGAAGAAATCTCAAGAATTGAGCTTAATTTCTCCCTAATGCTTGGCACAAACGGAGAAAGCTTAACATGTTCAAGAATCACAGTTGAATCAATGTTTGATATTTCAAAACCTTTTTCATCAAGTATCTTTTTTACCTCTTTGAGGAAAATTTCGCTCCTTGCGTCTTTGTATTTTTCATCTGTGTCGGGGAACAACACACCTATGTTTTCAAAGCCAAGAGCTCCGAGAATTGCGTCGCATATCGCATGGATTAACACATCACCGTCAGAATGTCCAAGTGATCCTTTTTCAGATGGAATTTCAATCCCGCCGATGAAAAGTTTTCTACCTTCAACAAGCGGATGTATGTCATAGCCAATTCCGATTTTCAAATCAGAGCCATCCCTTTATTTCAAACGATTTATATTTTGCTTCGTAAGGTTTCCAAGTTATCTGGACATCTTCAACATGTGCATATCTTGGTCCGACTTTTACGAGTTTTATTAATTCCTCCACAAGCGAGCGCTCCCCTTCAACTTCAATTTCAACATCACCATTGCTTAAATTTCTAACCCATCCATATAACCCAAGGTTGTTTGCGTGTTTTTGCACAAACCAACGAAATCCAACTCCTTGGACAATCCCCTTGACGATTATGTGCGCACAGACATAATCGCTGGACATGTTCTTATGAAATTTTTGTTTTTAATCTATCAAGACTGATTTTGAACATCTCTTCAAATTTTTCAATCATTCCACCAAATTGGACGAAATCGCTTTTGCCTCCCCCTCTACCACCAGTTAAATTCAAAACTTCACTTAAAATCTCTTTTAAATCAATTTGGACATCCGCAGATCTCGCCATGATGAAATTCGCTCCATTAAACTTTGCACCAAGCACAGCAACAATTTGTGGATGTTGAATTAATTTTCTCGCGAGAATTTTTAACTCCTCTGGATTTCTATCTTCAAAACTTGCGCTAATTAAGTTTACAGTGCCAACTTTTTCGGAGCTTTTAACGAGAGTTTCCGCTTCAAACTCAATTAATTTTTCCATAAGAAAGTTTATCAACCTTTGCTTTTCTTTCTGCGTTTCAAGAATTTTGCTTACCTGTTCCGACAGCTCAAAATCACGGACACTTAAAAGAGAAACAAGTTCATTTGAAACTTTATTTTTCACCTGATAATCCCTTAACGCTCTGATCCCACAAACAAATTCAACTCTTATCAAACCACCTTTAACTCTTTCCCACCTTTTAACTTTTATCAAACCTATCTCGCCCGTCTTTGAAACATGGGTTCCACCACATGGAGAATAATCAAAATTGCTTACCTCAATAATTCTAATCGTCCCCGATACCTTCGGAGGTTTCCTCAAGGGAAATTTTGAAATTTCGGAATCATTGACGAAATGTATCTTAACATCTCTATTTTCCCACACGATTTGATTCGCGAGAGATTCAACCTCATGGACTTTGTCGTAATTCAAAGAATCAATATCGAGATCAATTGTTCCAACATCGTCGCCAAGTCGCGATGATACAGTTTCAGCGTTCAACAAAATTTCAAAAGCCCGTGAAAGTATATGCTGTCCTGTATGTTGTTGCATATTTGAAAATCTTCTTTCCCAGTCAATTTTACACTCAACTTCACCTGATGGTATGTCACCATCAATCAAATGCAAAATTTCGTCCTCATCCGTCTCAATGACATCAACAACTTTTGAGTTATTGATAAAACCAGTATCGTGCTCTTGTCCGCCAGAGGTTGGATAAAAGTATGTTTTATCAAGAATAATTGCGCTCTGAGCGTTATAAGTTTTGACATCTATGACCTTTGCCCTGAAGCTTGTGGTATAACTATCGGTGTAATAAAGTTTCTGCGTCACGAGAGGACAAATTTTTTTCTTAAATTTAAACAGATAAAATCAATTTTACCAAGTCGGTCTATTTTCGGGATTTGTTAAACTTTGGAGGTTTTACTCAAAGCGATGACTGCCTGCCCCAATGATAATCCCCCATCATTAGGTGGAACTTTTGAATGCGTGTAAACCTCAAAACCAAGTTTCAAAAGTTCTGGGATCGTTTTTTGAACTAACAAAGCGTTCTGAAAAACTCCACCGCTTAAAACTACTTTATTTATTCCAAACTCATTTCTTATCTCTTTTGAAACCTCGCAAATTATGCTTGCGATGGTATTGTGGAACTTGCCAGAAATTTTTGGGATGGGAACGCCATCAAGAATATCCCCGACAATTTGGTCAAATGTTGATTTAAGATTTACTCTCCAAGGTTTTGAATCATTGATTATTTCAAATTTGTAGCTCAAATTTTCGCTTTCGTCCGCAAGCATTTGCAGTTCCATCGCAGCTTGAGCTTCGTAATTGACACTCAACCTAACACCACAAAGAGCAGAGACAGCGTCAAATAATCTACCAACCGCCGATGTTGAAGGTGAATTGATTTTCTTATCTATGATTTGAAGAAGAAGGTTGAACTTATCACCTTTTTCAGTTGTTAAGTTTTTAATAAACGGAATTTCAATGCCAAGGAAATCTTTCCCGAAGAGGTGATAAAGATATGAAACAGCCATTCGCCATGGTTCTTTTATTGCGATCTCGCCGCCGGGCAGTGGCACATATTCAAAATGTGCAACTCTTTCAAACCTTGAAATTTCCGCAACAAGAAATTCACCACCCCAAATTTGCCCGTCTGTCCCAAATCCAGTTCCATCAAATGCGATGCCAATAACTGGTTCAGACAAATTATTCTCTGCCATACAACTGACGATATGAGCGTGATGATGTTGAACGGGAATTTTCACAGGTATGTCAAGATCAAGTGCATATTTTGTTGAAAGATACTCTGGATGCATATCGTATGCAACAACCTTCGGATCAAGATCAAAAAGTTTTTTAAAATGTTCAATTCCTTCAATCAACGATCTCAATGTTGCCCAATTTTCAAGGTCTCCGATATGATGGCTCAAGAAAGCATAATTTCCTTTTAGAAAACAAAATGTGTTTTTCAAATGTCCACCAACAGCAAGAATATGTTCCCTCGCTTCAAATGGGATCTTGACAGGATAAGGGACATATCCACGAGAGCGTCTTATCATCACCGGTTTTCCAGCAATCACAGTCGCCACCGAATCATCACAGCGAATGTGAATCTCACGATTATGAACAAGGAAGAAATCTGCAATATCTTTTAACCTTTCAAAAGCATCATCATCTTTATATGCGATCGGTTCTTCAGTTAAATTACCACTTGTCATAACAAGAGGAATTTTCACCTCTCTTAAAAGCAAATGATGAAGCGGAGTATATGGCAACATAACACCAAGATAGGAATTCCTCGGGGCAACCTCATAAGCAATTGGTGAATTTTCCTTCTTTTTGATTAAGACAATTGGGCGTTGGATTGAAGTCAAAAGTTTTAATTCGGTCTCATCGTATTCACAAATTTTATCAAGCCATTCAACATCCGGGATCATAATTGCGAAAGGTTTCTCAATTCTCATTTTTCTTTTTCTTAACTCGGCAACGGTTTTATTATTTAAAGCATCGCAAGCGAGATGATAACCACCGAGACCTTTTATTGCAACTATAAAACCGCTATGCAGAATTTTTGCCGTTTCTTTTATTGCATCATCGCAACTTACTTCGTTTAAATTTCTGTCAAGAAGTTTAATTTTTGGACCGCAAATGTGGCAGGCGTTTGGTTGAGCGTGAAATCTACGGTTTGCTGGATCATGATACTCACGCTCGCAGTCATCGCACATATTAAAAACCGACATCGTTGTTTTCGCTCTGTCATATGGGACATCAACTATGATTGTAAACCTCGGACCGCAGTTTGTGCAATTTATAAATGGATATCTATAACGCCTATCGGTTGGCTCAAAAAGTTCTCGCAGACAATCATCGCAAGTTGAAACATCGGGGGAGATCAATACAAATTTTTCTTCTCCTGACTTGCTTTTTTCAATGAAAAATTCCTTGTAGCCTTTTATATCAGATGGCTCTGAAATGATTTTTTCAATCAACGAAAGCGGTGGTGCCTTGACTGGAATTGCCTTGATGAACTCATCTATTGCCTCTTCTTCACCCTCAACCTCAATATAAACTCCGCTCGTATCATTGTAGATATAACCTTTCAAGTTAAACTCATTTGCCAGTTTATAGATAAAAGGTCTAAAACCAACGCCTTGGACAATCCCCTCAATGTATATCTTCTTGGCTTTTAACATGTTCTTTGAACTTTTGAAATCTATTTAAAAACCAATTAATCCACGCGTCAATTCCTTCGCCAGTTTTGCATGAGATTGGGAAGATCACAGCCCTCGGATTTACTTCAAGGACATTCTTTTCAAGATCTTTCAATTCAACGCCAGCATATGGCAAAAGATCAATTTTATTTAGCAAAACCACCTCTGTCTCGTGAAACATAAGCGGATATTTTTTCGGTTTTTCTGCGCCTTCAACGACGCTGTAAACCATAACCCTTAAATCCTCACCAAGATAAAACTCCGCCGGACACACAAGATTTCCAACATTTTCAATAAAAAGTATATCAAAGCCATCAAGTTTAAACTCGTGAAGAGCGTTGTGAACCATACGAGCATCAAGATGACAAACATTTCCAGTCGTTATCTGATATGCGGGAATTCCAAGGGATTTTATTCTATCTGAGTCAATTGTTGTTTGAAGATCTCCTTCAATAACGGCGATTGAGAAGTTTTGTTTGATTCGTTTGATCGTTTCCTCAAGCACTGATGTCTTACCAGCGCCTGGTGCCGACATTAAATTAACGACGAAGACGCCCCATTTTCTAAAAAGTTCTTTATTCTCAAGAGCAATTTCCTCGTTTGCTTGTAAAATTTTTGCGCCGACATCAATTTTATGCATTTTTACGCTCCGCTTTTTGGTTTTATTCAATTTCAATATATTCAACTCTCATTTCTCTGCCTGATATGATTTCCATCGGTTCAGCACACTTTGGGCAAAACAAATTAAAATCATCCATTGAATCAAGTACAAATCCACAATTTCTGCAAATTGCTTTAAATCCAACGATTTCAATTTCAAGATCTGCTCCATCAGCTTTTGTCCCAACCTTTGCTATTTCAAACGA
Encoded here:
- the aroB gene encoding 3-dehydroquinate synthase: MRKVVLNLKNTKYPVYVGREILGKFPEICRRHGVKSHIAIITDEIVAKLYIDELVSILKKNGFSPDVVVVRAGERSKSFSVLSQVLTQLIQMKLRRDETIVAFGGGVVGDLAGFASAIYLRGVNLIQFPTTLLAMVDSSIGGKVGINHKLGKNLIGAFYHPIFVFSDVNFLKTLPKREFICGFGEIVKYGVIADAKIFEIVETSFEKILNLDLKIVEDIVFKSIVVKSSIVQKDEKERKLRMILNFGHTVGHGIEAGLNYKRLKHGEAVMLGMIAESFIALKRGILNESDFTRISEVVFNTGVVFPRKLLAKDVILKHIGYDKKIFSGQRLKMYLPVKIGKMRFCEDVSFDEIEKAVDFLFDPKIKKFAI
- a CDS encoding shikimate kinase; its protein translation is MKKSLVFLTGFMASGKSTIGPLLAEKIGYDFLDIDELIENIEGKSIVDIFQEKGEIYFRNIERKILIETVLRLSKFVVALGGGTITFADNLYLVKESGILIYLKARPEVLLQRVKYKTDRPLLLDPDGDVLPENKLFERILSLLKIREPFYLQADFIISTDDKDVDRTVEEILKKIEGKIA
- a CDS encoding protein N-lysine methyltransferase family protein; this translates as MVFEISNRKIFIESPVDAKDHAKTIDDVIERYSSNDKIPFWIEVWPSAIALAEFILESDEFTGKKVLDLGCGLGLTSVALGLKKAIVTATDYEMIALQYARRNYIRNIGNEENARFIYLDWRHPNISEKFDFVIGADIIYERNLFPDLIRLLEIAMRDDSVCYLSDPNRIFSSEFFNMLSEQNFKYNIVLEKEIDYRDSRAIVSIYRIKKSVPAL
- a CDS encoding DUF885 domain-containing protein, translating into MKLKSILTFAMILIFLGCARKTEDERFTELVNKFMDEYFKYHPVSATWIGYHKYDHLLDDFSERNLKEKLEWLKTYREKFSEFDLKKLSRDNSIDCRILIEEIDERIFNLEELKEHEWNPLIYNSVIGDGLMYLITQDFAPAQERLKNAIERVKQIPNFVEQAKKNLKNAPQIHIETAIRQNRGNINILKNDLIKFADTLNISEELRTELRKAVDAGVASLEDYGKWLENELKPKSNRDFRLGKELYYKKMRYYLKSSLSPDEILALAEKEKSKTHDEMYQIALPLYKYYYGKEPRGKDKLSVIKAVLDKIVLEHPKPSEIMDRIKSDLNYLTQFVKEKDLLTLDESKPLVVRETPEYQRGVAIASLEAPGPLEKNMKTFYNVSPIPEDWTPEQVESYLREYNYYSLLELSIHEAIPGHYVQLYYSNRCPSIVRSVFWSGTMVEGWAVYAERLLIENGILNNDPRMKLIHLKWYLRVIINSILDHKIHAGNMTQEEALDLMMREGFQERAEAEGKWRRACLTSAQLSSYFTGFQEIMALRDEYMKLKGENFKIKEFNESLLSHGSPPVKYLREILLEK
- the lnt gene encoding apolipoprotein N-acyltransferase; protein product: MLRKKIFNEKFLLSFASGALLSLSFPPLTTGFFATVGFVPLLFLVDKVESYKQLFRYSYLAFFFFNLFTLYWVGGWSKEADPFLMVGCVLLILVHPVLFFLPMWFYMFVKKNFGGKIHLIVFPFAYTLFEYFRSTTELAFPWLTLGNTQTYYLEKIQFIEFTGVYGLSFLILVVNVLLYLGIKEILKQRDFLSKTALRYFFVGVLIYIVPDIYGLYVLKKSSDVSFKEMKVGLIQPDINPWLKWEGTLAEQLELYMGMTKKIINEHPDVELVVYPETAITYYFLLSPYRYYFNWFKNQIDSLNVAILTGFPDAKFYDDPSQAPPSSHLIKETGQRYDAFNSMGLFLPKSDKIQKYAKMILVPFGERLPYADTFHFLIEPLQWGVGISNWAKGKDTTVFEMERRNGEIVKFSGGVCYESIYPSLIREFVKRGAQFLVVITNDSWYGNTSGPYQHFQYSILRAVENRRSIVRCANGGISGFIDPYGRVQIKTRFNERTQIADVVKINDEKTFYTKYGDIIIYISGFAVFIVFVLTLFKKFKTKSSP
- a CDS encoding phosphatase PAP2 family protein, which translates into the protein MIQELLQIDKALFYFLNRGIANPIFDVLMPFITKDMNLRIFLGLIWLGLIIFGGRTGRILALLLIPAVAIADQLSSHVIKPMVGRIRPCHELENVRLLVGCGSGLSFPSSHATNSFAVATVISKFYKKLAIYLFSFAFVISFSRIYVGVHYPADVVFGMVLGVVVGFVVFYSWFYVKNKIGKNVEKENF
- a CDS encoding DedA family protein — encoded protein: MMETKQILDFILSIDNIWIYLVIFFFAYIENIFPPSPSDVVVVFCASLVGLGKTDFSLTLISAVLGSTLGFATMYLIGDKFGDEIIEKGKIKFIKPESVKKVEMLFAKYGYFLIVINRFLAGTRAFVAFFAGLGEYELKKSILLSFISASLWYLILVTAGKILGENWHIIADVISGYSKVVTAIITLAIVIFILRSILKSKKERS
- the ispF gene encoding 2-C-methyl-D-erythritol 2,4-cyclodiphosphate synthase, translating into MKIGIGYDIHPLVEGRKLFIGGIEIPSEKGSLGHSDGDVLIHAICDAILGALGFENIGVLFPDTDEKYKDARSEIFLKEVKKILDEKGFEISNIDSTVILEHVKLSPFVPSIREKLSSILEISSDKISVKPKRNEKFDATGKGEAIACFAVVLIKSKENE
- a CDS encoding acylphosphatase, with the protein product MSSDYVCAHIIVKGIVQGVGFRWFVQKHANNLGLYGWVRNLSNGDVEIEVEGERSLVEELIKLVKVGPRYAHVEDVQITWKPYEAKYKSFEIKGWL